Proteins encoded within one genomic window of Rhododendron vialii isolate Sample 1 chromosome 1a, ASM3025357v1:
- the LOC131329357 gene encoding uncharacterized protein LOC131329357 gives MGELMAIIDKDCVHEEAMAERNPPKVPEHAKTTGAKKQVSNVRQGQGGQGGSGQATNKPNNKGRPPQHSQPQSWPKTKREPRPDDGPGMRTYHKERGHYTTQCPPFKRYLEELAAVGHLNQWINVRRNPLPPPPPLIGNLVSVIQGLVSEGRAAKLRSEIDKVVSSLSVCNIGASGKRKWEDSSLDSTMTFSSDNLKGVQVPHTDALVVTVAIEKSTVQRVLIDQGSSADVMFYSTFLSLGLSLAQLRTASTPLVSFTGAPVVKFIGWNGRQESLRGDQIQSKKCYISTVTNKQSCMEVQCVEATPVPIVEDVGVPAERRSTEELIRFPIPGGEGRYFLIGSSLSIAEREEMYDFLMRNIEVFAWTPQDMPGVDPSFAMHSLNVDPSRRPVVQKVRRSSAAHIEAVMTEVDQLLEAGVIREVLYPTWLANPVVVPKKNGKLRVNVDYTDLNDACPMDRFPLPRIEQMVDATAGCECLSFMDAYRGYHQIALDPADQEKTAFISPRGTYCYKVVSFSLKNAGATFQRSITRMFPGMLGKKVEAYIDDLVCRSRFARDHLRDLGEVFAVLKQRKLRLNAEKCAFGVSSGKFLGYMMLYSRDLIPLRDMTTLESFRHSLKQYLAYSPLLVKPLPDEDLYLYLAVSDHATSAIVVLTEFPLKAVLQKTDTSSRILKFSQDLANFDIQFEPRTATKGQAFVELTPGLQDEANALATAAEEARILEEEVLEGPSSRPSEPLRARYSLGRKKPKRQWKLFSDDAWRLTVDGASNVHGAGAGIVLVSPSETVHESVVSIGYTATNNEAEYEALIAGLQLALRLDADSVHVFCDSQLIVGHLNDDYQAKDQRLASVYKTSGNRTITFDKVPKPSFEQPCEQVMAITLGPSQLDLVVAYLKNQVLPTSNREAYKLRCRAANFFLDPKGNLYRRTFTGPDLRVVHDDLVQAVLEELHSGSCGAHSGGRSLAQRALTQGYWWPKMVKQSEEYVKQCVRCQKQASLIHQPSFPLKMITSPWPFAVWAFDIVGKMPKAPGGFEYMHTATDLFTKWVEASPMIKTTAGDVERFIWKHIISRFGVPYAILSDNGSQFVTSALKAFYAKHHITIHNSSVAYPQGNGQAEASNKTITRGLKHRLDRKLGKWVEELPHVLWAYRTTPRRSTGHTPFAMAYGMEAVLPLSTMIPTARTENFNPVDNNALVGTELDLAEELRDDANLRHAAYQQEVARGYNRSIRARPFNIGDLVLRMVTEASKLTKLKDPYEGPYRVVEKIGHGVYKLAEMDGTPIANPWNAQKLRKFHG, from the exons ATGGGAGAGCTCATGGCCATAATCGACAAGGATTGCGTCCACGAAGAAGCCATGGCCGAGCGAAATCCTCCAAAGGTTCCCGAACATGCCAAGACAACAGGGGCGAAGAAACAAGTATCAAACGTTCGCCAGGGGCAAGGAGGCCAAGGCGGTTCAGGCCAAGCAACCAACAAGCCGAACAACAAGGGTCGACCTCCGCAGCACTCACAGCCGCAGTCGTGGCCAAAAACGAAGAGGGAGCCACGGCCAGACGA CGGACCAGGGATGCGCACGTACCACAAGGAGCGCGGCCACTACACCACACAATGCCCGCCTTTCAAACGGTATCTAGAAGAGCTTGCAGCGGTTGGGCACCTGAATCAGTGGATCAACGTTCGGCGAAAtccacttccaccacctccCCCACTTATCGGCAATCTTGTAAGCGTTATACAAGGATTGGTTTCCGAAGGAAGGGCGGCCAAGCTTCGCTCAGAAATTGACAAAGTCGTCTCTTCTTTATCCGTTTGCAACATTGGCGCTTCGGGCAAGCGAAAGTGGGAGGATTCGAGCCTCGACAGTACTATGACCTTTTCATCCGACAACTTGAAAGGTGTTCAAGTCCCTCATACGGACGCCCTCGTCGTTACTGTTGCTATTGAAAAATCAACCGTACAACGGGTATTGAtagatcaaggaagctcggcggaCGTGATGTTTTACTCAACATTCCTGAGCCTCGGATTATCTCTCGCTCAGCTTCGGACAGCATCCACTCCCCTTGTTAGCTTCACTGGAGCCCCG GTGGTCAAATTTATTGGATGGAATGGACGCCAAGAAAGCCTCCGAGGGGATCAAAtccaatcaaagaaatgctacatcagcactgtCACAAACAAACAGAGCTGTATGGAGGTGCAATGCGTGGAAGCCACTCCCGTTCCTATAGTCGAAGATGTGGGAGTGCCGGCCGAACGACGATCTACCGAGGAGTTAATACGCTTCCCCATCCCTGGGGGCgaaggaagatattttttaattgggagtTCTCTGAGCATCGCCGAACGCGAGGAGATGTATGACTTCCTGATGAGGAACATCgaagtttttgcttggactCCCCAGGACATGCCGGGAGTGGATCCTTCGTTCGCCATGCACTCATTGAATGTCGATCCAAGTAGGCGGCCGGTGGTTCAGAAAGTCCGACGCTCGTCCGCCGCGCATATCGAAGCTGTAATGACAGAGGTGGATCAACTGTTGGAGGCTGGCGTCATTCGGGAAGTCCTATACCCCACCTGGCTTGCCAATCCGGTGGTTGTGCCGAAGAAAAACGGGAAGCTGCGGGTTAATGTGGATTATACGGACCTCAACGACGCCTGCCCTATGGATAGATTCCCCCTCCCTCGGATTGAGCAAATGGTGGACGCAACGGCAGGATGCGAATGCCTGAGCTTTATGGATGCATATCGAGGCTATCACCAAATAGCTTTGGATCCggcagatcaggagaagacggcCTTTATTTCTCCTCGGGGCACTTACTGCTACAAGGTCGTGTCGTTCAGCTTGAAGAATGCTGGTGCGACCTTCCAACGCTCCATCACAAGGATGTTTCCTGGAATGCTCGGCAAAAAAGTAGAAGCTTATATCGATGATCTGGTTTGCAGAAGCAGGTTCGCTCGGGACCACCTTCGGGACCTGGGAGAGGTCTTTGCTGTTTTGAAACAAAGGAAGCTTCGTCTCAATGCCGAAAAGTGTGCGTTTGGCGTAAGTTCGGGAAAATTTCTTGGTTACATG ATGCTATACtcccgggatcttattcctttacgggacatgactactctggaatctttcAGA catTCTTTAAAGCAATACCTGGCCTACTCTCCTTTGCTCGTCAAGCCCCTACCCGATGAAGATCTGTATCTTTACCTTGCTGTTTCTGATCATGCAACGAGCGCG attgtggtcctcactgagtttcctctcaaagctgttCTTCAGAAGACGGACACGTCGAGCCGGATCCTGAAATTCTCTCAAGACTTGGCTAACTTCGACATCCAGTTTGAGCCTCGGACAGCTACCAAAGGTCAGGCCTTTGTCGAACTCACTCCTGGCCTGCAAGACGAGgccaatgccttggccaccgcCGCTGAAGAAGCTCGGATTCTggaagaagaggttttggagGGACCGTCCAGCCGTCCTTCGGAGCCACTCCGTGCTCGGTACTCCCTTGGACGAAAGAAACCCAAGCGGCAATGGAAGCTCTTCTCCGACGACGCCTGGCGACTGACCGTCGATGGAGCTTCAAATGTTCACGGGGCTGGTGCGGGCATCGTCCTTGTGTCTCCGAGCGAAACAGTGCATGAAAGCGTTGTTTCGATTGGATACACGGCAACGAACAACGAGGCGGAGTATGAAGCTCTGATTGCAGgcctccaacttgctcttcggcTGGATGCAGATTCGGTTCATGTCTTTTGTGACTCTCAGCTCATTGTGGGACATTTAAATGAtgattatcaagccaaagatcAAC GTCTTGCTTCGGTTTACAAGACCTCGGGCAATCGCACCATCACCTTTGACAAGGTCCCCAAACCGAGCTTCGAACAGCCGTGTGAACAGGTCATGGCAATCACCCTCGGTCCAAGCCAGCTGGATCTAGTGGTTGCTTATTTGAAGAACCAAGTGCTACCGACGAGCAACCGCGAGGCATACAAACTCCGCTGTCGAGCGGCCAACTTTTTCCTGGATCCGAAGGGCAACCTTTACCGACGAACTTTCACCGGACCCGATCTGCGCGTTGTCCACGACGACCTCGTGCAGGCCGTCTTGGAGGAACTCCATTCGGGAAGCTGTGGGGCTCATTCAGGAGGACGGTCCCTTGCACAGCGTGCTCTgacgcaaggctattggtggccgaaaATGGTGAAGCAATCCGAAGAATACGTGAAGCAATGTGTTCGGTGCCAAAAGCAAGCATCACTCATCCACCAGCCATCcttcccccttaaaatgatcactagtCCCTGGCCATTtgcggtttgggcttttgacatagtAGGCAAGATGCCGAAGGCACCTGGAGGATTTGAGTATATGCACACTGCCACGGATTTGTTCACCAAGTGGGTTGAAGCTTCCCCCATGATCAAGACCACCGCAGGTGACGTGGAACGCTTCATTTGGAAGCACATCATCTCGAGGTTTGGCGTACCGTACGCCATCCTTTCTGACAATGGCTCTCAGTTTGTTACGTCCGCCCTCAAAGCTTTTTATGCGAAGCACCACATCACCATCCATAATTCCTCGGTGGCCTATCCTCAAGGtaatggacaagccgaagcaTCGAACAAGACCATCACTCGGGGGCTGAAGCACCGTCTGGATCGAAAACTCGGTAAgtgggtggaagagcttccacacgTCTTATGGGCCTATCGTACAACACCTCGGCGGTCTACCGGCCAtactccatttgctatggcctaTGGTATGGAAGCTGTCCTCCCTTTGTCTACTATGATCCCTACAGCCCGCACGGAGAATTTTAACCCTGTAGACAACAATGCGCTTGTGGGAACCGAGTTAGACCTCGCCGAAGAACTACGTGACGATGCTAACCTTCGGCACGCCGCGTATCAGCAAGAAGTCGCAAGGGGCTACAACCGCAGTATTCGCGCTCGTCCATTTAACATCggggacttagtccttcggatggttaCCGAAGCGTCAAAGCTAACCAAGCTGAAGGAtccctatgaaggaccttaccgAGTGGTGGAGAAGATCGGGCATGGTGTCTACAAGCTTGCTGAAATGGATGGAACGCCAATTGCCAATCCATggaatgctcaaaaacttaggaaattccatggctag